Genomic DNA from Anaerolineales bacterium:
GTTGTGGAACAGGCGTGAATAAAAGCCGTTTTTTAGTGCGTTCAGGTTACCTTTCGGGGCACCGCGGGGGTTGGTCATATCCTTCTATCCTTAATATCCTTTTGTAGGGGAAGGTCGGTCTCGGGTAATCGAATATTTCTCCATGTAGGGGTGGGTCTTCGACGAGGATTCCGAGGGGGTTAATGCCATGGAGTTGTACTTATCAACGATTCGATCGCACGCTGGCGACCCACCCCTACGATTACGCCCGTCGGATGAACCCCTGGCACGGGAGGTCGAGGATGTTACAGTGCCTTGGTTCCCTGGCAGGGGAGGCGCCGGATCGGACCAGGCAGCATGCGGGGCTGCCCTTTGGCGTTAAAAGAATTGGCACGGGTGAGCGGAGGTCTTACTCCGCATTGCCCGTGCCAGGGGTTCTGTGGACATTATAGCACATATGTTCTATTCTACAAGAGGGTTATGGATCTTTTAAGATTTCTCATCTTGCCTGGATTTGCAGAAAAAACACCCGAATTTATCTAATTCGCTTATAAGTTACCATATTTCCGAGCATAGGTTTCTTGAAGCTGCATTGCCTGCCAGTGTGGATACCACGAACATTTCATGCATAACTACGCCTGTGAAATAAGATAATAATAGTCGGAAAATGGTGTTACAATCATAGGAGATATTCTTATGATTATTGGCACCGCTGATGTAGCGGGAGGGTTTTTTGTTCAAGGGAGGAAAATAATATGGGTATCATTCTGAACATCATTGCTGCTGTTCTCATCCTCGTGGGTGGTGTGTGGATCTTGCAGGGAGTCAATATCCTGCCTGGCAGCATCATGACCGGGCAGAGTCAATGGGCCCTGTATGGAGGGATTGCCGCCCTGGCAGGTTTGGTCTTGCTGGTGCTGGCGAACCGAAAAAAGTCACCCTCGCCATAACGAGGTATGGTTGGGGCATAATTGCGAGGATAGTAACCTGGTCACCTGCACGTTTTTTATGCAATCCATCGTAGGGGCAGGTCGTTAGTGCGTACTGAGGTGTGACCATAGAGAGCCTCTGTCTCTGGCGGGATTGGATTTCCCGTCGAAGACCTGCCCCTAGATTGCCCTCATACCTTATATTCCTTGTCCTCCATCCAGTGCCGGGGATTGTCGATAATATACGCACGTAAAGCATCCAATTCGCGCTGGTTTCGAACAATCCGCTCGTAATAATTCCTTTGCCACACTGCACAGCCTGTGGTTCCCCGGATATTGTTGATCCTGCGTGCAGAATCTGATTTTAACGAGCGGATTAATTCCGATAAGGCATAGCGTTTCCCTTTGTAGGGGCGGGAAACCTGCCCGTTGTAGGGGCGGGTCTTCAACAGGTTATCTGTTACCGATTGATCCACCAGATCAAACTTATCAGCTGCTTGATGACTAGCCGATGACCCGCCCCTACCGATTGCTTCGTTGATAACAATTATTCCGTGAAAATGGTTTGGCATGATTACTGAAAAGTCCAAAGTGATATTCAGAAATCGATGTGGCAGCTGCCCCCAAACTTTCTGAGCGATTTCCCCGCACAAGCTGAGCTTCATCATATCACCCACGACTTCCCCGAACAGATTCAATCGGTCCATCGTCACTAACGTAACAAAATAAGCCCCTGGCGATGAATAATCGTATCCCTTTAGCCGGATCGACCGCCGCAGATGGAAACGTTGATCGTATCTCATATCGCAATTTTACCCCTTCCACCAGCGCATCCTTTTGTTGGAGTGGGTCGCCAGTGGTAAATTCAGGCAGTGATAAGAATGACTCAATGGCTTTCTGGATATCAGATCACCCGTCGAAGACCCGCCCCTGCTTCGCCTTTACCCACGATGCGCACTAAATCGGATAATTATTATCCGGAATGATGATATAATTCCTTTCTATAGGGGCAAAGCATCCTTGCATGGGGGTGTTCCCTATGAGGATGGCCCCACGAAAGGAGATTCTCATATGAAGCTCAGGACCTTTTTGATAATCAATGCTGTCGTAGCAGTGATTGTTGGTATCATTCTGGTCCTCATTCCACGGACGGTCGTTCGTTGGTTCGGCCTGCCCGCCGAAACCGGCATGGATATCGACAACCAGTTCTACGGATCTGAGCTGATACTGATGGGCCTGGTCTGTTGGTTTGCCCGTAACATCATGGAAGCCAAATATCAGCGGGGAATCACTGCAGCTTTCACCATCGCCAACCTGATCAGTTTCGTCCTGGCAGTTATCGCTCAGGTCAATCGCACCTTCAACGCACTGGGCTGGATCGCGGTGATAGCCTACCTTGTTCTTACGCTGGTGTATGGATATTACTATTTCACCATACCCGCCCAGGTGTCGGAGCTACAGCCGATGGAACAACATTCTGAAACAGTCCATTAGGCAAATGGCATTAAAAACCTCACAGGCCTCCTGGCCTGTGAGGTTTTTTTTAACTTGACAACCCTTATCTTCCAGCATATAATTTCCAATAATAAACCGACCGTCGGTTTATTAAAGAGCGTGAATGGCCCGTATTGTCAATCCCGAAGAACATGAAATGCGCCGTGCCGAGATCCTTGGTGCGGCCGAGCGTTTGATCTATACCAGAGGCTATGAGCAGGTGTCTATCCAGGATATCCTGCGAGAGCTGAAGATCTCCAAGGGGGCTTTTTATCATTATTTCGATTCCAAGCAGGCCTTGCTTGAAGCCATTATCGAACGCATGGCCAGCCAGGTGCTCCAGCTGCTGCAACCCATCCTCCAGGACGAGCACCTTTCAGCTCCAGAAAAGCTGCGTTGTGTGTTTGATGCCGCCTCGCGTTGGAAGACCGACCGCAAGGAGGTGCTGTTATCCATGATCAGCGTCTGGTATGCTGACGAGAACGCCATCCTGCGTCACAAAGCCCAGGCAGCTTTGCTGCCCCCGATTGCAGACATCATAACAAGCATTATTCGCCAGGGGGTTGGTGAAGGTCAATTCCACACAGCTTTCCCCGACCAGGCCAGTACCATCCTTTTTGCATTGCTGCAGAGCTTTGGTGATAGCCTCGTCAAGATGCTCGTACAGCCGGAGCCTGCACCCGAGAGCTTGCCTCGCCTGGAAGCCCTGTCTGCCTCCCATCAAGATGCTGTGGAAAGCATCCTTGGTGCCAGGCCGGGTTCGTTACCCCTGTTTGATACGTCGATATTGAGAGAGTGGTTTCCCCTTTCTTCAGATAACATAAATCACTAAAGGAGCTGCACTATGAGCGTCATCGAAGTAAACAAGCTGACCAAGTACTACGGAAAATCCCGCGGGATTGTGGATGTATCCTTCAACGTGGACCAGGGAGAGATCTTCGGCTTCATTGGGCCCAATGGGGCCGGGAAGTCCACTACCATTCGCCTGCTGCTTTCACTGATCCATCCCACCAGTGGCAGTGGCAAGGTGTTCGGTCTGGATGTTACTACCCATGGCCCTGAGATTCGCCGCGATATCGGCTACCTGCCTTCCGAGGTCTATTATTATGAGGGGATGAAGGTCAAAGACCTGTTGAAATACTCAGCCAGTTTTTATGCCTGTGACTGCACCCAACGCATGAATGAGCTGGCTGACTTGATGGAGCTCGAGATGAATCGCCGCATCAACGATCTTTCCTACGGCAATAAGAAGAAAGTTGGGATTGTGCAGGGTTTGCTGCACAGCCCTAAACTGCTCTTCCTGGACGAGCCCACCGCCGGCCTCGACCCACTCATGCAGCGCAAGTTCTTCGATCTGATCCGCGAGGAAAACAAGCGTGGGGTGACGGTGTTCTTCTCCTCGCACATCCTGGGCGAAGTGCAGCGCCTGTGCAACCGGGTGGGCATCATCCGCGAAGGCAAGATCGCCGAAATCTCCGATATCCGTACCTTGCAGCAGAACAACTACAAGAAGGTGCGCGTGGAAGCGGCTGGTCTGGACGCTGCCGCTTTTGATCTCCCCGGCGTGACCAACCTGCAGACTGAAGATAGTGCGGTGTATTTCTTCTTCAAGGGCGATATCAACCTCGTGATGCAGAAGGTCAGTTCGATCCAGGTCAGCGATGTGATCATCGAGGAACCGACCCTGGAAGAGATCTTCATGCACTACTATGAATAGGTGGTGATCATGAGCGCAACGATCTACAAACATGAGTTTCTCGCCCGGCTGAAATCGGTGCTTATCTGGTCGGTAGCGATGGTGCTGCTCCTGCTCGTATTTTTCTCGATCTTCCCGTCTTTTTCCAGCCAGGCGGCTTTGTTGAATGAAATGCTAGCCAAGTTCCCACCCCAGCTGCTGGAAGCGTTCGGGATGACCCACATCGATCTGGCTAGTATCCTGGGCTATTTCGCTTTCCTGTTCACTTTCGTCCAGCTCTGTCTGGCTATCCAGGCAGCCAATTATGGGGTTGGCCTGGTCTCGGTGGAAGAGACAGAATTGACTGCCGACTTCCTGATGACGAAACCCGTCAGCCGGTTGCAGGTGATGAACAGCAAGCTGTTGGCCGCCCTCTCCAGCCTGCTCTTCACCGACGTGATCGTCTGGGCGAGTACCTTTATCAGCATTTATGCATTTAATGTTGGCAACAGCTTCGATGCAGGCAGGTTGGTGCTGATCCTGGTCAGCCTGCTAATCTTGCAGCTATTTTTCTTGAGCGTAGGGCTGGTGATCTCACTGCTGGTCAGGCGTGTACGCAGTGTAACGCCTTACGGGCTTGGGCTGGCTTTCGCTGCCTATATCATCAATGGTTTCAGTGGGATTTTTGGCGATGTTAAGCTCGAGTACATTACGCCTTTCAAACACCTGGATCCGTCTTATATCGTCCAGAACGGGGCCTTCAATACCCCCCTGGTATTGCTCAACCTGGCGGTCAGCCTGATTGCCCTGGCGATTAGTTACTGGCTGTACCTTCGCCGGGATATCCACGCAGTGTCTTGAGCGATTGCCTGAAGGAGTTTATGTATGAACATCTTTTTTCGTGAGCTCAAAGCGAATGTTAAGTCGTTGATCATCTGGTCGATAGTCATTGGCATGTTCACCATCGTAGGCTCGGCCAAGTTCTCAGCCTATGCCAACAACCCCGAAATGCTGAAAGTGTTGGATGCGATGCCAAAGGCGATAATCGATGCCATGAGTCTGCAGGCTTTCAACCTGACTACCGTGACCGGGTTTTACGGGATTATGTTTGTCTATTTCGGATTGATGGGTGCGATGGCTGCCGGCCTGTGGGGTACCGATATGATCTCCAAGGAGGAGCGCGATAAGACGGTTGAGTTTTCACTGGTGCTACCGGTCTCGCGCAGCCGCGTGATCACCGCCAAGGCGATGGCGGCTTTGATCAACTGCATCGTGCTTGTGCTGGTCACCTGGGCGATCTCAATCCTGGCCGCCCGTAGCTACGCTCCCGACATGAGCTTCTATAGCTTCTTACGTCTCGAGATGATGGCAATGTTCCTGATTGAGCTGATCTTCCTGGCGATCGGTATCATGCTGGGGGCCGTGATGAAGCAGTACCGTCTCTCGGGGACGATCGCGGTGGCGCTTATCCTGGTGACCTATTTCTTCTCGATTATTACCGTAATGCAAGAGAAACTGGATTTTCTCAAATATCTAACCCCGTTCAAGTATTTCGATCCAGCAGTATTCTTGAACAGCCATACGCTGGATGGTACCTACCTGGCGATTTCAGCCGGCATCATCGTGGTGTGCCTGGTGGCTGCCTACCTGGTCTACAACCGCCGGGATTTGTATATATAGCCTGTTTCCCTTTTAATTGGGCACGATCACCTGCTTCGACAGGCGTGATCGTGCCCTTTTTTTGTCATCGCGGCCAACCCCGCTGGTTATCGGGATAGGAAGGAGGTCATTTTTTTGACCGACTGATGAAGCAATCTTCCTCTTGCCATTCTGTGCTGGAAGATACATGAATATATGTTACTCACGATCGTCACTTGAAGATCCTGGCATAGCCCACCGGGCAGGTGCTTCGGCGAAAACCGCGTTGCAATGTCTCTATATTATCATTGCGTAAACCCTGCATATCTCAGCGTCCCCAAAATCGACTCCCAGTCGTAAACATTCAGCCTGGCTGCATGATAAGAGGCTTACTCACCGATCTTACACAGGTTTTTTGCATATAAGGGTATAATATTTTTCTTGAAATCGTGCATGTTCGGAGGGAGGGATACTCCATGCTAACGCTATACGAAGAACTTCTGCTGATTACTATCCATGAAGATAAAGGCATTTTCATCCGCGACGCCGTCGAACCGCTTAAACCCGGCCTGATAGGGGCCCTGCTGGCTGAACTGGCCTTTGCGAATAAGATCACCATCACCAGCAACCACCGCTTAAAGCTTGCGGATAGCTCACCAACCACCGATCCGCTATTGGATAGCATGATCGAGAAGCTGAAGGAATCTGAGAAGGACCGGAAATTTGGCTACTGGATCACCAGCTTGAACCCCAAGCCTGAGAAATTGCAAAAGCAAATTACTGCCAGCCTGGTCCAGAAGGAAATTCTCACCCAGGAAGATGACCGCCTGGGATGGGTCGTTCCTTCCCATTTTCACCCGGAAGTCAAAGCCACCACCAAGTACTCGGTCATCAAGCTGCTGCGTGGCATCGTCCTGGCTCAGGAAGAAGCCCACCCTAGAGAGATCGCCTTTCTCAGCCTGCTCA
This window encodes:
- a CDS encoding transposase, with protein sequence MRYDQRFHLRRSIRLKGYDYSSPGAYFVTLVTMDRLNLFGEVVGDMMKLSLCGEIAQKVWGQLPHRFLNITLDFSVIMPNHFHGIIVINEAIGRGGSSASHQAADKFDLVDQSVTDNLLKTRPYNGQVSRPYKGKRYALSELIRSLKSDSARRINNIRGTTGCAVWQRNYYERIVRNQRELDALRAYIIDNPRHWMEDKEYKV
- a CDS encoding TetR/AcrR family transcriptional regulator: MARIVNPEEHEMRRAEILGAAERLIYTRGYEQVSIQDILRELKISKGAFYHYFDSKQALLEAIIERMASQVLQLLQPILQDEHLSAPEKLRCVFDAASRWKTDRKEVLLSMISVWYADENAILRHKAQAALLPPIADIITSIIRQGVGEGQFHTAFPDQASTILFALLQSFGDSLVKMLVQPEPAPESLPRLEALSASHQDAVESILGARPGSLPLFDTSILREWFPLSSDNINH
- a CDS encoding ABC transporter → MSVIEVNKLTKYYGKSRGIVDVSFNVDQGEIFGFIGPNGAGKSTTIRLLLSLIHPTSGSGKVFGLDVTTHGPEIRRDIGYLPSEVYYYEGMKVKDLLKYSASFYACDCTQRMNELADLMELEMNRRINDLSYGNKKKVGIVQGLLHSPKLLFLDEPTAGLDPLMQRKFFDLIREENKRGVTVFFSSHILGEVQRLCNRVGIIREGKIAEISDIRTLQQNNYKKVRVEAAGLDAAAFDLPGVTNLQTEDSAVYFFFKGDINLVMQKVSSIQVSDVIIEEPTLEEIFMHYYE
- a CDS encoding ABC transporter permease, producing MSATIYKHEFLARLKSVLIWSVAMVLLLLVFFSIFPSFSSQAALLNEMLAKFPPQLLEAFGMTHIDLASILGYFAFLFTFVQLCLAIQAANYGVGLVSVEETELTADFLMTKPVSRLQVMNSKLLAALSSLLFTDVIVWASTFISIYAFNVGNSFDAGRLVLILVSLLILQLFFLSVGLVISLLVRRVRSVTPYGLGLAFAAYIINGFSGIFGDVKLEYITPFKHLDPSYIVQNGAFNTPLVLLNLAVSLIALAISYWLYLRRDIHAVS
- a CDS encoding ABC transporter, with translation MNIFFRELKANVKSLIIWSIVIGMFTIVGSAKFSAYANNPEMLKVLDAMPKAIIDAMSLQAFNLTTVTGFYGIMFVYFGLMGAMAAGLWGTDMISKEERDKTVEFSLVLPVSRSRVITAKAMAALINCIVLVLVTWAISILAARSYAPDMSFYSFLRLEMMAMFLIELIFLAIGIMLGAVMKQYRLSGTIAVALILVTYFFSIITVMQEKLDFLKYLTPFKYFDPAVFLNSHTLDGTYLAISAGIIVVCLVAAYLVYNRRDLYI